From a region of the Candidatus Sulfotelmatobacter sp. genome:
- a CDS encoding TrkA family potassium uptake protein, with product MFILIVGGGKVGTYLARGLIKQQHEVVVIEKDARKAQMMTNLLETDVAIVGDGCDPNVLLQAGVQRADVVVADTGDDEDNLVVCIITKKHSQARCIARVNNPKNKLIFESLDTERPVTVISSTEIILGIIDDRVNATLLEPLARVGRGDLELVQVTIADQSPARGKRLADVALPRGSVIVAIDRGSGDVLVPNGDTTLENGDEVIAMIKRETRGDVCAALVG from the coding sequence ATGTTCATCCTGATCGTCGGTGGCGGCAAAGTCGGCACCTATCTCGCGCGCGGCCTGATCAAGCAACAGCACGAGGTCGTCGTCATCGAAAAGGACGCGCGCAAGGCGCAGATGATGACGAACCTGCTCGAGACCGACGTCGCGATCGTCGGCGACGGCTGCGATCCGAACGTCCTGCTGCAGGCCGGCGTGCAGCGCGCCGACGTCGTCGTCGCCGACACGGGCGACGACGAGGACAACCTGGTCGTCTGCATCATCACCAAGAAGCATTCGCAAGCGCGATGCATCGCGCGCGTCAACAATCCGAAGAACAAGCTGATCTTCGAGTCGCTCGACACCGAACGGCCGGTCACGGTCATCTCGTCGACGGAGATCATCCTGGGGATCATCGACGACCGGGTCAACGCCACGCTGCTCGAACCGCTGGCCCGGGTGGGTCGCGGCGACCTCGAGCTGGTCCAAGTGACGATCGCCGACCAGAGCCCGGCCCGCGGGAAACGGCTGGCGGACGTCGCGCTCCCGCGCGGGAGCGTCATCGTCGCGATCGACCGCGGCAGCGGTGACGTGCTGGTGCCCAACGGCGACACGACGCTCGAGAACGGCGACGAAGTCATCGCGATGATCAAGCGTGAGACCCGCGGCGACGTCTGCGCCGCCCTGGTCGGATAG
- a CDS encoding TrkA family potassium uptake protein: protein MRYLIVGCGRVGSTLAKLLVADKHDVVVVDENPAAFKRLGNRFAGQVEVGTGIDYDVLKRAGADRADGFVAVTDGDNRNVMAALIAQRMFRVPKIVARIYDPPRAQLYRELGIETFSPTTIGAHFLRDRLQDVAYASVPSFDFGKLSSLVATVTRAQAGKRVDEIEVDGKIRIAAIRRLGSVSIAAGGDMLQEGDEINAIVAPDALSAFAAAFAAARPEARLTA from the coding sequence ATGAGATACCTGATCGTCGGCTGCGGCCGGGTGGGCTCAACGCTCGCCAAGCTGCTCGTCGCCGACAAGCACGACGTCGTGGTCGTGGACGAGAACCCCGCCGCGTTCAAGCGGTTGGGGAACCGCTTCGCAGGCCAGGTCGAGGTCGGCACCGGTATCGACTACGACGTCCTCAAACGCGCCGGCGCCGATCGTGCCGACGGCTTCGTCGCGGTCACCGACGGTGACAACCGCAACGTCATGGCCGCCCTGATCGCGCAGCGGATGTTCCGGGTCCCCAAGATCGTCGCGCGCATCTACGATCCGCCGCGGGCCCAGCTCTACCGCGAGCTGGGCATCGAGACGTTCTCGCCGACCACCATCGGCGCGCACTTCCTGCGCGACCGGCTGCAGGACGTCGCCTACGCCAGCGTCCCCTCGTTCGACTTCGGCAAGCTTTCCTCGCTGGTCGCGACCGTGACCCGGGCCCAGGCGGGCAAGCGGGTCGACGAGATCGAGGTCGACGGTAAGATCCGTATCGCCGCCATCCGGCGCCTGGGCAGCGTGAGCATCGCCGCCGGCGGCGACATGCTGCAAGAAGGCGACGAGATCAACGCCATCGTCGCACCCGACGCGCTCAGCGCGTTCGCCGCCGCCTTCGCAGCGGCCCGGCCCGAAGCGAGACTGACCGCGTAA
- a CDS encoding Clp protease N-terminal domain-containing protein: protein MLRAAEQECRNHNHYYVGAEHMLYALLEEHDGRIDALLASEQVDPARIHAEVKRSLGTGDGRSWEGILVTPRVRTIVHVAERLAGDREIEPIDLFEAIRTEGGGLAADILRRAWNT, encoded by the coding sequence GTGCTCCGAGCAGCGGAGCAAGAGTGCCGGAACCATAACCACTACTACGTGGGCGCCGAGCACATGCTGTACGCGCTGCTGGAGGAGCATGACGGCCGGATCGACGCCCTGCTCGCTTCCGAGCAGGTGGATCCGGCGCGCATCCACGCCGAAGTCAAGCGCTCGCTCGGCACCGGCGACGGGCGGTCCTGGGAGGGCATCTTGGTGACACCCCGCGTGCGTACGATCGTACATGTCGCCGAACGCCTGGCCGGCGACCGGGAGATCGAGCCGATCGACCTGTTCGAGGCGATTCGTACCGAAGGCGGCGGGCTGGCCGCCGACATCTTGAGGCGCGCATGGAACACCTGA
- a CDS encoding DedA family protein, with protein MEHLTQILHGLILHYGYAGLFVVVVLGNLGVPAALEVVLTTAGGLAGQGHLPPVGAVPGWVVAAIVALCAELIGTSILYAIGYYGGLPFVHRWGRYIRFKEHEYDRVHAYFARYGGSTVFWCRFIPFVRGVSSLPAGLSRMPKRYFLTYTALGSALFCFGLAFLGNEAGRNLDTILAALHKAAVLIVVLVVVVAVAGWLFWRARRKKAAAAGDLAA; from the coding sequence ATGGAACACCTGACCCAGATCCTCCACGGCCTGATCCTCCACTACGGCTACGCCGGACTGTTCGTCGTCGTCGTGCTGGGCAATCTGGGCGTTCCGGCGGCGCTCGAGGTCGTCCTGACGACCGCCGGCGGCTTGGCCGGGCAAGGGCACCTGCCGCCGGTCGGGGCGGTGCCGGGGTGGGTCGTCGCGGCGATCGTCGCGCTGTGCGCCGAGCTGATCGGGACCTCGATCCTGTACGCGATCGGCTACTACGGCGGGCTGCCGTTCGTCCACCGCTGGGGTCGCTACATCCGCTTCAAGGAGCACGAGTACGACCGGGTCCACGCGTACTTCGCGCGCTACGGCGGGTCAACGGTGTTCTGGTGCCGCTTCATCCCGTTCGTGCGCGGCGTCTCCTCGCTGCCGGCCGGGCTCTCGCGCATGCCCAAGCGCTACTTCCTGACCTACACCGCGCTGGGCTCGGCGCTGTTCTGCTTCGGCCTGGCGTTCCTGGGCAACGAAGCCGGCCGCAACCTCGACACGATCCTGGCGGCGCTGCACAAGGCGGCCGTGCTGATCGTCGTGCTGGTCGTGGTGGTGGCCGTCGCCGGCTGGCTGTTCTGGCGCGCGCGCCGCAAGAAGGCCGCCGCCGCCGGCGACCTCGCGGCCTAG